A section of the Streptomyces sp. NBC_01591 genome encodes:
- a CDS encoding ArsR/SmtB family transcription factor: protein MPDEEGHPAPEEMDLRTVLNAISDPLRWGIVVALLHEPEGTARTCASFNLPVSKSTTTHHFRTLREAGLVRQVDRGNSRAATLRKDELDKRFPGLLDLIRTHS from the coding sequence ATGCCAGACGAGGAAGGCCATCCGGCGCCCGAGGAGATGGACCTGCGCACGGTCCTGAACGCGATCTCCGATCCCCTGCGGTGGGGGATCGTCGTGGCCCTGCTCCATGAGCCGGAAGGCACGGCCCGTACCTGCGCGTCCTTCAACCTGCCGGTCTCCAAATCGACGACCACGCACCACTTCAGGACCCTGCGGGAGGCGGGTCTGGTCCGGCAGGTGGACCGGGGCAACAGCCGCGCGGCCACCCTGCGCAAGGACGAGCTGGACAAGCGTTTCCCGGGGTTGCTGGACCTGATCCGCACCCACTCCTGA
- a CDS encoding aminoglycoside phosphotransferase family protein: MGKMHADEPDIDESLVHRLIASQFPDWAGLPVEPVFPVGTSNAMYRLGEDLVVRLPRTAGAAGDVEKEQRWLPRLAPSLPVAVPVPLGKGAPAEGYPWHWSVFRWLAGANPVVGEAAEPGPLAADLAHFVTALHLIDPADGPPSFRSEPLTARDASTRAALADLHEAVDTGAALVVWEAALRASAPTGPAVWIHADLQPGNLLLANGRLSAVIDFGCMGLGDAAVDLIAAWYLLPAHARGVFRTALNADDAAWVRGRGWALSTALGELRYYRDSNPAMAAIARHVIREVLADGGSTK, from the coding sequence ATGGGCAAGATGCATGCCGATGAACCGGACATCGATGAGTCCCTCGTACACCGGCTGATCGCCTCGCAGTTCCCGGACTGGGCCGGACTGCCCGTCGAACCGGTCTTCCCCGTGGGCACGTCCAACGCCATGTACCGGCTCGGCGAGGACCTGGTGGTGCGGCTTCCCCGTACGGCGGGGGCGGCCGGTGATGTGGAGAAGGAGCAGCGCTGGCTGCCGCGGCTCGCCCCGTCGCTTCCCGTCGCTGTTCCGGTGCCGCTGGGCAAGGGAGCGCCGGCCGAGGGCTACCCGTGGCACTGGTCGGTCTTCCGGTGGCTCGCCGGCGCGAACCCGGTGGTCGGGGAGGCCGCCGAACCCGGCCCGCTCGCGGCGGACCTGGCGCACTTCGTCACCGCGCTGCACCTGATCGATCCCGCCGACGGGCCGCCCTCTTTCCGCAGCGAGCCCCTGACGGCCCGCGACGCCTCGACACGCGCCGCGCTCGCGGATCTGCACGAGGCCGTGGACACCGGTGCGGCGCTCGTTGTGTGGGAGGCGGCGCTGCGGGCCTCCGCGCCGACCGGCCCGGCCGTCTGGATCCACGCGGATCTGCAACCCGGCAACCTGCTGCTCGCGAACGGGCGGCTCAGCGCCGTCATCGACTTCGGCTGCATGGGGCTGGGTGATGCCGCCGTCGACCTCATCGCGGCGTGGTACCTGCTCCCGGCGCATGCGCGCGGAGTCTTCCGCACGGCCCTGAACGCCGATGACGCGGCCTGGGTGCGAGGGCGTGGCTGGGCGCTGTCGACCGCGCTCGGCGAACTGCGTTACTACCGGGACTCGAATCCGGCCATGGCGGCGATCGCCCGGCACGTCATCCGTGAAGTCCTAGCCGACGGCGGATCCACGAAATGA
- the acnA gene encoding aconitate hydratase AcnA, with the protein MSANSFDARSTLRVGDESYEIFKLDKVEGSARLPYSLKVLLENLLRTEDGANITADHIRALGGWDSQAQPSQEIQFTPARVIMQDFTGVPCVVDLATMREAVKELGGDPAKINPLAPAELVIDHSVIADKFGTNDAFAQNVELEYGRNKERYQFLRWGQTAFDEFKVVPPGTGIVHQVNIEHLARTVMVRGGQAYPDTLVGTDSHTTMVNGLGVLGWGVGGIEAEAAMLGQPVSMLIPRVVGFKLTGELPAGTTATDLVLTITEMLRKHGVVGKFVEFYGEGVAATSLANRATIGNMSPEFGSTAAIFPIDDETLKYLRLTGRDEQQVALVEAYAKEQGLWLDPAAEPDFSEKLELDLSTVVPSIAGPKRPQDRIILANAKEQFAQDVRNYVSDDEESGKESFPASDSPAAHNGVPSNPTTVTAPDGTTYEIDHGAVTVAAITSCTNTSNPYVMVAAALVAKKAVEKGLTRKPWVKTTLAPGSKVVTDYFDKAGLTPYLDKVGFNLVGYGCTTCIGNSGPLPEEVSKAVNEHDLAVTSVLSGNRNFEGRINPDVKMNYLASPPLVVAYAIAGSMKVDITKDALGIDQDGKPVYLADIWPSEAEVNDVVANSIGEDMFNKSYQDVFAGDAQWQALSIPTGNTFEWDPQSTYVRKPPYFEGMTMGTTPVADITGARVLAKLGDSVTTDHISPAGAIKADTPAGKYLTEHGVERRDFNSYGSRRGNHEVMIRGTFANIRLRNQIAPGTEGGFTRDFTQADAPVSFIYDASQNYQAAGTPLVILAGKEYGSGSSRDWAAKGTALLGVKAVIAESYERIHRSNLIGMGVLPLQFPEGATAESLGLNGEETFSFTGVTELNNGTTPRTVKVSTDTGVEFDAVVRIDTPGEADYYRNGGIMQYVLRNLIRK; encoded by the coding sequence GTGTCGGCGAACAGCTTCGACGCCCGCAGCACGCTGCGCGTGGGCGACGAGTCGTACGAGATCTTCAAGCTGGACAAGGTCGAGGGCTCCGCGCGCCTCCCCTACAGCCTGAAGGTGCTGCTGGAGAACCTGCTCCGCACCGAGGACGGCGCGAACATCACCGCCGACCACATCCGGGCGCTCGGCGGCTGGGACTCCCAGGCGCAGCCCAGCCAGGAGATCCAGTTCACGCCGGCCCGCGTGATCATGCAGGACTTCACCGGTGTGCCGTGTGTCGTGGACCTCGCCACCATGCGTGAGGCCGTCAAGGAACTGGGCGGCGACCCGGCCAAGATCAACCCCCTCGCCCCGGCCGAGCTGGTCATCGACCACTCCGTCATCGCCGACAAGTTCGGCACCAACGACGCGTTCGCGCAGAACGTCGAGCTGGAGTACGGCCGCAACAAGGAGCGCTACCAGTTCCTGCGCTGGGGCCAGACCGCCTTCGACGAGTTCAAGGTCGTCCCCCCGGGCACCGGCATCGTCCACCAGGTCAACATCGAGCACCTGGCCCGTACGGTCATGGTCCGGGGTGGCCAGGCGTACCCCGACACCCTCGTCGGCACCGACTCGCACACCACCATGGTCAACGGCCTCGGTGTGCTGGGCTGGGGCGTCGGCGGCATCGAGGCCGAGGCCGCGATGCTCGGCCAGCCGGTCTCCATGCTCATCCCGCGCGTCGTCGGCTTCAAGCTGACCGGCGAGCTCCCGGCCGGTACCACCGCCACCGACCTGGTGCTGACCATCACCGAGATGCTCCGCAAGCACGGTGTCGTCGGCAAGTTCGTCGAGTTCTACGGTGAGGGCGTCGCCGCCACCTCGCTCGCCAACCGCGCCACCATCGGCAACATGTCGCCGGAGTTCGGCTCCACTGCCGCGATCTTCCCGATCGACGACGAGACGCTGAAGTACCTGCGCCTGACCGGCCGTGACGAGCAGCAGGTCGCGCTCGTCGAGGCGTACGCCAAGGAGCAGGGCCTCTGGCTCGACCCGGCCGCCGAGCCGGACTTCTCCGAGAAGCTGGAGCTGGACCTGTCGACGGTAGTCCCGTCGATCGCCGGCCCGAAGCGCCCGCAGGACCGCATCATCCTCGCGAACGCCAAGGAGCAGTTCGCCCAGGACGTGCGCAACTACGTCTCGGACGACGAGGAGTCGGGCAAGGAGTCCTTCCCGGCCTCCGACTCCCCGGCCGCCCACAACGGCGTCCCGTCGAACCCGACCACGGTCACCGCCCCCGACGGCACGACGTACGAGATCGACCACGGCGCCGTCACCGTCGCCGCGATCACCTCCTGCACCAACACCTCGAACCCGTACGTCATGGTCGCCGCGGCGCTCGTGGCGAAGAAGGCGGTCGAGAAGGGCCTGACCCGCAAGCCGTGGGTCAAGACCACCCTCGCCCCGGGCTCGAAGGTCGTCACCGACTACTTCGACAAGGCGGGCCTGACCCCGTACCTCGACAAGGTCGGCTTCAACCTCGTCGGCTACGGCTGCACCACCTGCATCGGCAACTCCGGCCCGCTGCCGGAGGAGGTCTCCAAGGCGGTCAACGAGCACGACCTGGCCGTGACCTCGGTGCTCTCCGGCAACCGTAACTTCGAGGGCCGGATCAACCCCGACGTCAAGATGAACTACCTGGCGTCCCCGCCGCTGGTCGTCGCGTACGCCATCGCCGGTTCGATGAAGGTGGACATCACCAAGGACGCCCTGGGCATCGACCAGGACGGCAAGCCGGTCTACCTCGCCGACATCTGGCCGTCCGAGGCCGAGGTGAACGACGTCGTCGCCAACTCCATCGGCGAGGACATGTTCAACAAGTCCTACCAGGACGTCTTCGCGGGCGACGCCCAGTGGCAGGCGCTGTCGATCCCGACCGGCAACACCTTCGAGTGGGACCCGCAGTCCACCTACGTGCGCAAGCCCCCGTACTTCGAGGGCATGACGATGGGGACGACCCCGGTCGCCGACATCACCGGCGCCCGGGTGCTCGCCAAGCTGGGCGACTCGGTCACCACCGATCACATCTCCCCGGCCGGTGCGATCAAGGCCGACACCCCGGCCGGCAAGTACCTCACGGAGCACGGCGTCGAGCGTCGTGACTTCAACTCCTACGGCTCGCGCCGAGGCAACCACGAGGTCATGATCCGCGGCACCTTCGCCAACATCCGCCTGCGCAACCAGATCGCCCCGGGCACCGAGGGTGGCTTCACCCGCGACTTCACCCAGGCCGACGCGCCGGTGTCGTTCATCTACGACGCCTCGCAGAACTACCAGGCCGCCGGCACCCCGCTGGTCATCCTGGCGGGCAAGGAGTACGGCTCCGGCTCGTCCCGCGACTGGGCCGCCAAGGGCACCGCGCTCCTCGGCGTCAAGGCCGTCATCGCCGAGTCCTACGAGCGCATCCACCGCTCGAACCTCATCGGCATGGGCGTCCTCCCGCTCCAGTTCCCGGAGGGCGCGACCGCCGAGTCCCTCGGCCTGAACGGCGAGGAGACCTTCTCCTTCACCGGCGTGACCGAGCTGAACAACGGCACCACGCCGCGCACGGTCAAGGTGTCCACCGACACCGGTGTGGAGTTCGACGCGGTCGTCCGCATCGACACCCCCGGTGAGGCGGACTACTACCGCAACGGCGGCATCATGCAGTACGTGCTCCGCAACCTGATCCGCAAGTAG
- a CDS encoding GNAT family N-acetyltransferase → MDRIIAINTRRGRHGANMMRSFFPDDASRQASLGSYFTTIFTRQYVHSSVCERTADAAAFWVPPEAQAKAVPDAETIEELLSILGDRAGVFRDTVETAAKHTPEEPHWYLALIGADPAAQGQGQGASLLRSGLAKADAAGLPAYLESSKAANLPFYEHFGFTVREEVRLPQDGPTLWAMWREPRGPVNA, encoded by the coding sequence ATGGACCGCATCATCGCGATCAACACCCGCCGCGGCCGCCACGGCGCGAATATGATGCGCTCGTTCTTCCCCGACGACGCCTCGCGTCAGGCATCACTGGGCAGTTACTTCACCACGATCTTCACCCGGCAGTACGTCCACAGCAGCGTGTGCGAGCGCACCGCGGACGCGGCGGCCTTCTGGGTACCGCCGGAGGCGCAGGCGAAGGCCGTTCCCGACGCGGAGACCATCGAGGAACTGCTGAGCATTCTCGGCGACCGGGCCGGGGTGTTCAGGGACACCGTCGAGACGGCCGCCAAGCACACGCCCGAGGAACCGCACTGGTACCTGGCGTTGATCGGCGCCGACCCCGCCGCCCAGGGCCAGGGGCAGGGGGCCTCCCTGCTGCGTTCGGGGCTGGCCAAGGCCGATGCGGCGGGCCTGCCCGCCTACCTGGAGTCCTCCAAGGCCGCCAACCTCCCCTTCTACGAACACTTCGGCTTCACCGTGCGCGAGGAGGTGCGGCTGCCGCAGGACGGGCCGACGCTGTGGGCCATGTGGCGCGAGCCGCGCGGCCCGGTCAACGCGTAG
- a CDS encoding histidine phosphatase family protein, producing the protein MGELILIRHGETEWSRSGQHTSYTDLPLTAFGERQAQALAPLLADRRIALTLVSPAVRARRTAELAGLAVPRITPELREWDYGGYEGVTTDEIRRTRPEWNLWTDGVAPGPEAHPGETPAEVGARADRVLAEAAEAASRDTGEDIALVAHSHFLRVLTARYLGLTPAEGTLFQLATGAVSRLGTEHGKPVITAWNVTLPESLFPRAVPEAPERD; encoded by the coding sequence ATGGGCGAGCTGATCCTGATCCGGCACGGCGAGACGGAGTGGTCGCGGTCCGGGCAGCACACGAGCTACACCGATCTGCCCCTGACCGCCTTCGGGGAACGGCAGGCCCAAGCGCTGGCACCCCTGCTCGCCGACCGGCGGATCGCGCTCACCCTCGTCAGTCCCGCCGTACGCGCCCGGCGCACCGCCGAGCTCGCCGGGCTTGCCGTACCCCGCATCACACCCGAGCTGCGCGAATGGGACTACGGCGGCTACGAAGGGGTGACCACCGACGAGATCCGCCGCACCCGCCCCGAGTGGAACCTCTGGACCGACGGAGTCGCCCCCGGCCCCGAGGCGCACCCCGGTGAAACCCCCGCCGAGGTCGGTGCCCGCGCCGACCGGGTGCTGGCCGAAGCCGCGGAGGCGGCGAGCCGTGACACTGGCGAGGACATCGCGCTCGTCGCGCACTCCCACTTCCTGCGCGTGCTCACCGCCCGCTACCTCGGGCTGACGCCGGCCGAGGGCACGCTGTTCCAGCTCGCCACGGGCGCCGTCTCCCGGCTCGGCACCGAGCACGGGAAGCCGGTCATCACGGCGTGGAATGTGACATTGCCCGAGAGTCTGTTCCCCCGGGCCGTTCCGGAGGCCCCGGAACGGGACTGA
- a CDS encoding helix-turn-helix domain-containing protein, translating into MPLPKDLDPYTDARSFYGSELRRLREAAGMSQSELGDKAFCSGTYIGLFEMAERRPQEDMSRTFDELLGSGKHLQRLCRLARKSKVAGYFADAAELE; encoded by the coding sequence ATGCCGCTGCCCAAGGATCTCGACCCGTACACCGACGCTCGTTCCTTCTACGGCTCCGAGCTGCGCCGCCTGCGCGAGGCCGCCGGGATGTCCCAGAGCGAGCTGGGTGACAAGGCGTTCTGCTCGGGTACGTACATCGGGCTGTTCGAGATGGCGGAGCGTCGCCCGCAGGAGGACATGTCCCGCACCTTCGACGAACTGCTGGGGAGCGGCAAGCACCTTCAGCGGCTGTGCCGGCTGGCGCGGAAGTCGAAGGTGGCGGGCTACTTCGCGGATGCGGCGGAACTGGAGTAG
- a CDS encoding SpoIIE family protein phosphatase, translating into MLLVVAAVAALVLQARSASLQTARGRSLVGAEAIAHAPGTLEAMKSADPSALLQPRAEEIRKQAGLNYIIAFSPAGVRWTHPDPDLIGKHVVGSYAEALHGKVQQGTYNTPGIGQAVYTMVPVLDTDGEVAGLVSVGIAVKSVNEHVTEQLPLLFGSAAGGLVLVMGGSALVSRRLRRQTHGLDPAEMTRMYEHHDAVLHSVREGVLVISGEGRLLLANDEACRLLDLPEDVRGRRVTDLGLAPRTATLLASGRAVTDEVILAGERLLAVNLRPTAPHGGPTGGVATLRDTTELRTVAGRAEVARERLQLLYDAGVRIGTTLDVVRTAEELAEVAVPGFADFVTVELLDAVRRGEEPDSASLTMHRIAVRGVRDDHPLYPAGERITFLPTMPQAQGLQRGHAVLEPDLSTAPHWQAQDPERQQRVLDFGIHSLITVPLQARDVVLGMVDFWRSEKEPFAQEDLSFAEELAARAAVAIDNARRYTREHTMAVTLQRSLLPHSLPEQSALDVAHRYLPAQAGVGGDWFDVIPLPGARVGLVVGDVVGHGLHAAATMGRLRTVVHNFCALDLSPDELLGHLDELVAHIDQNEAAEGESEGITGATCLFAVYDPVSGRCSIARAGHPGPALVHPDGTVTFPDVPVSPPLGLGAGLPIETAELNLPEGSRLALYTDGLIQNRDRDIDTGLELLRQALAHPDQTPEQACQAVLDALLPARPSDDIALLVARTRLLDPDRVADWDVPCEPTAVAPLRAACARQLESWGLDQVAFTAELILSELVTNAIRYGIEPIRLRLLYDRDSLICEVSDGSSTSPHLRRAATTDEGGRGLFLVAHFARRWGTRHTARGKVIWTEQPLDDAAAGPGDAMGDILLDQWDEPTL; encoded by the coding sequence ATGCTGCTCGTCGTCGCTGCTGTGGCGGCCCTCGTACTGCAGGCCCGGAGTGCGAGCCTGCAGACGGCCCGTGGACGCTCGCTCGTCGGCGCCGAAGCCATCGCGCACGCCCCGGGGACGCTGGAAGCCATGAAATCCGCCGACCCCAGTGCACTACTGCAGCCGCGCGCCGAGGAAATCCGGAAGCAGGCCGGACTCAACTACATCATCGCCTTCAGTCCGGCCGGCGTCCGTTGGACCCACCCCGACCCGGACCTGATCGGCAAGCACGTCGTCGGCTCCTACGCCGAAGCGCTCCACGGCAAGGTGCAGCAGGGCACCTACAACACGCCCGGGATCGGCCAAGCGGTGTACACGATGGTCCCCGTCCTCGACACCGACGGTGAGGTCGCCGGGCTGGTGTCCGTCGGTATCGCGGTCAAGAGCGTGAACGAGCACGTGACGGAACAGCTGCCGCTGCTGTTCGGTTCCGCCGCCGGCGGGCTGGTACTGGTCATGGGCGGGTCAGCGTTGGTGAGCCGGCGACTGCGGCGACAGACGCACGGTCTGGATCCGGCCGAGATGACGCGGATGTACGAGCACCACGACGCGGTCCTGCACTCGGTTCGGGAAGGCGTGCTCGTCATCAGTGGCGAGGGGCGGTTGCTGCTGGCCAACGACGAGGCGTGCCGACTGCTGGACCTGCCCGAGGACGTGCGGGGCCGGCGGGTCACCGACCTCGGCCTGGCCCCGCGTACTGCCACACTGCTGGCTTCGGGCCGAGCGGTCACCGACGAGGTGATCCTGGCGGGTGAGAGGCTGCTGGCGGTCAACCTGCGGCCGACCGCCCCGCATGGGGGGCCGACCGGTGGCGTGGCGACACTGCGGGACACCACTGAGCTACGCACGGTGGCGGGCCGGGCCGAGGTGGCGCGGGAACGCCTGCAACTGCTCTACGACGCCGGGGTGCGGATCGGCACCACGCTGGATGTGGTGCGTACCGCCGAGGAGCTGGCCGAGGTCGCGGTTCCCGGGTTCGCCGACTTCGTCACCGTCGAGTTGCTGGACGCGGTTCGACGGGGAGAAGAACCGGACAGCGCAAGCCTGACCATGCACCGTATCGCCGTGCGCGGCGTCCGGGACGATCATCCGCTGTACCCGGCGGGTGAGAGGATCACGTTCCTGCCGACGATGCCGCAGGCGCAGGGGCTGCAGCGCGGTCATGCCGTACTGGAGCCCGATCTGAGCACGGCGCCGCACTGGCAGGCGCAGGATCCCGAGCGGCAGCAGCGCGTCCTGGACTTCGGTATCCACTCGCTGATCACCGTACCGTTGCAGGCCCGCGACGTGGTGCTGGGGATGGTCGACTTCTGGCGCTCGGAGAAGGAGCCCTTCGCGCAGGAGGATCTGTCCTTCGCCGAGGAACTGGCCGCCCGAGCGGCCGTCGCGATCGACAACGCCCGCCGCTACACCCGCGAGCACACCATGGCGGTCACCCTGCAGCGCAGCCTGCTGCCCCACAGCCTGCCCGAGCAGTCGGCCCTGGACGTGGCCCACCGCTACCTGCCCGCTCAGGCCGGGGTGGGCGGGGACTGGTTCGACGTCATCCCGCTGCCCGGCGCCCGCGTCGGCCTGGTCGTCGGCGATGTCGTCGGGCACGGCCTGCATGCGGCCGCCACCATGGGCCGCCTGCGCACCGTCGTCCACAATTTCTGTGCCCTCGACCTTTCCCCCGACGAACTCCTGGGCCACCTGGACGAGTTGGTCGCCCACATCGACCAGAACGAGGCCGCCGAGGGCGAGAGCGAAGGCATCACCGGTGCCACCTGCCTGTTTGCGGTCTACGACCCGGTCTCCGGCCGTTGCAGCATCGCCCGGGCCGGCCATCCCGGACCCGCCCTTGTGCACCCCGACGGCACCGTCACCTTCCCCGACGTGCCCGTCTCCCCGCCCCTTGGCCTGGGCGCCGGCCTGCCGATCGAGACCGCCGAACTGAACCTGCCCGAGGGCTCCCGGCTGGCCCTGTACACCGACGGGCTCATCCAAAACCGCGACCGCGACATCGACACCGGCCTCGAACTCCTGAGACAGGCCCTGGCGCACCCCGACCAGACCCCGGAGCAGGCCTGTCAGGCGGTACTCGACGCCCTGCTGCCCGCCCGCCCCAGCGACGACATCGCCCTGCTGGTGGCCCGCACCCGGCTGCTGGACCCGGACCGGGTCGCCGACTGGGACGTGCCCTGCGAACCCACTGCCGTCGCCCCTCTCCGCGCCGCCTGCGCCCGCCAGTTGGAGTCCTGGGGGCTGGACCAGGTCGCCTTCACCGCCGAGCTCATACTCAGCGAACTGGTCACCAACGCCATCCGCTACGGCATCGAACCCATCCGGCTCCGCCTGCTGTACGACCGTGACAGCCTGATCTGCGAAGTCTCCGACGGCAGCAGCACCTCCCCGCACCTGCGCCGCGCGGCCACCACCGACGAGGGCGGCCGAGGACTGTTCCTCGTCGCCCATTTCGCACGGCGCTGGGGCACCCGGCACACCGCCCGCGGCAAGGTCATCTGGACCGAACAGCCCCTGGACGACGCCGCAGCCGGGCCCGGTGACGCCATGGGTGACATCCTGCTGGATCAGTGGGACGAGCCAACACTGTGA
- a CDS encoding TetR/AcrR family transcriptional regulator has product MLTDQAAADHVRVALGRQIDSVGAALPAAEDPELRAALVVTTLLGVTIGHQFLGLASLRDASADRIAALLRPAIKALAGPPG; this is encoded by the coding sequence ATGCTCACCGACCAGGCGGCAGCCGATCACGTCCGCGTCGCCCTCGGTCGGCAGATCGACAGCGTCGGTGCTGCCCTGCCCGCAGCCGAGGATCCCGAACTGCGCGCCGCACTGGTCGTCACCACGTTGCTGGGCGTCACCATCGGCCACCAGTTCCTCGGCCTGGCCTCGCTTCGTGACGCCTCTGCCGATCGCATCGCCGCCCTGCTCCGCCCGGCCATCAAGGCCCTGGCAGGACCGCCGGGGTGA